The Minwuia thermotolerans sequence CATCGACGTGGCGCAGCGGGAAGGAACCGAGGCCCGGCGGAAGGAGATGCTCCCGGTCGTCATCCGGAAGGCGCAGGGTACGCTGGAAATCGATGGCACAGCAGGCATCCTCGTGCACCTCGGGGAAGCGGAAGACCAGGCGGTCGTGCTCGAGTGTCGTCATGGGCTCTGTCTCCTACCAGTCACCGTCTCGGACCTCGCGAACCACACTGAGGATCGCGTGGTCCGGGGCGGATTTCAGTTCCCGCAGAAGCCGCGCAAACAGCTTCGGCCTTCTGCGAATGATCTCCTGCAGTTCCCCTGAGACCTTTCCGGCCAATGCCAGCATGACATCCGGATCCTCGCCGAGTTCCCCGGCAAGCCGGACGGTGGTGGCCTCTCCCGGCGGGGCCACCTCGTCCCGCTCCACCTTCGAGAGGTAGGCCGGCTCGATGCCAATACGCTCTGCCACCTGGCGCAGCGAGTATCGACGATCTCCTTTCCGGAGCTCTTCCCGTCTTTCCCGCACATACTGACCGAAATGCGTCATGTGTCGTATATAGTACACGAATATAGACCTTAACACCCT is a genomic window containing:
- a CDS encoding helix-turn-helix domain-containing protein — protein: MTHFGQYVRERREELRKGDRRYSLRQVAERIGIEPAYLSKVERDEVAPPGEATTVRLAGELGEDPDVMLALAGKVSGELQEIIRRRPKLFARLLRELKSAPDHAILSVVREVRDGDW